The following proteins are co-located in the Spinactinospora alkalitolerans genome:
- a CDS encoding uracil-DNA glycosylase translates to MSSGRPLNEIVETGWAKALEPVADKIGEMGEFLRGEVAAGRTYLPAGENVLRAFQQPFKDVRVLLVGQDPYPTPGHAVGLSFSVAPDVKLPGSLRNIYKEYTDDLGLPMPSNGDLTPWTERGVLLLNRCLTVMPRKPGSHRGKGWEEITDQAIRALAERDKPMVAILWGRDARTLRPLMPGVPCVESTHPSPMSAHNGFFGSRPFSRTNDLLREQGADPIDWKLP, encoded by the coding sequence ATGTCATCAGGACGACCGTTGAACGAAATCGTGGAGACCGGCTGGGCCAAGGCCCTGGAGCCGGTGGCCGACAAGATCGGCGAGATGGGCGAGTTCCTGCGCGGCGAGGTCGCCGCGGGCCGCACCTACCTGCCGGCCGGGGAGAACGTGCTGCGCGCGTTCCAGCAGCCCTTCAAGGACGTGCGGGTGCTGCTGGTGGGGCAGGACCCCTATCCCACGCCGGGGCACGCGGTGGGGTTGAGCTTCTCGGTGGCCCCCGACGTCAAGCTGCCGGGCAGCCTGCGCAACATCTACAAGGAGTACACCGACGACCTCGGCCTGCCCATGCCCTCCAACGGCGACCTCACCCCGTGGACCGAGCGCGGCGTGCTGCTGCTCAACAGGTGCTTGACCGTCATGCCGCGCAAGCCGGGCTCGCACCGGGGCAAGGGCTGGGAGGAGATCACCGACCAGGCGATCCGGGCGCTGGCCGAGCGCGACAAGCCGATGGTGGCGATCCTGTGGGGCCGCGACGCCCGCACCCTGCGCCCGCTGATGCCGGGCGTGCCGTGCGTGGAGTCGACCCACCCGAGCCCGATGTCGGCGCACAACGGCTTCTTCGGCTCCCGGCCGTTCAGCCGGACCAACGACCTGCTGCGGGAGCAGGGCGCCGATCCCATCGACTGGAAGCTGCCCTGA
- a CDS encoding MFS transporter: protein MLVPAGQAVIGAIAGPGQLGRIMGALGVVVSLGPAVGPAVGGLLLLPLYLQLAADRDGAQTGLLLLTMGLGSAGALYVGGALTDRHGAGPVVLVGAGLLVATTVPFLFLSGTPATPVLVALLVARGVGTAWAQTPAMTAAYASVTAERIGDATTLVNIVQRVGGAIGAAGLAAVLAQTGGTGPGAYTWAFAALTAVSALIPVSATGMLRRS, encoded by the coding sequence GTGCTGGTCCCGGCCGGGCAGGCCGTGATCGGGGCGATCGCCGGCCCCGGTCAGCTCGGCAGGATCATGGGCGCTCTCGGCGTGGTCGTCAGCCTCGGGCCCGCCGTGGGGCCGGCGGTGGGCGGCCTCCTGCTGCTGCCCCTGTACCTCCAGCTCGCGGCGGACCGCGACGGCGCGCAGACCGGGCTGCTGCTCCTGACCATGGGGCTGGGCAGCGCCGGGGCCCTCTACGTCGGCGGGGCGCTGACCGACCGCCACGGCGCCGGGCCGGTCGTCCTCGTCGGGGCAGGGCTGCTGGTCGCCACCACCGTCCCCTTCCTCTTCCTCTCCGGCACGCCGGCCACTCCGGTCCTGGTGGCACTCCTCGTCGCGCGGGGCGTGGGGACGGCCTGGGCGCAGACGCCCGCCATGACCGCGGCCTACGCCTCGGTCACCGCCGAGAGGATCGGCGACGCCACGACCCTGGTCAACATCGTCCAGCGCGTCGGCGGCGCCATCGGGGCCGCGGGGCTGGCCGCCGTGCTCGCCCAGACCGGCGGCACCGGCCCCGGCGCCTACACCTGGGCCTTCGCCGCCCTGACCGCCGTCTCCGCGCTCATCCCGGTCTCCGCCACCGGCATGCTCCGCCGATCGTGA
- a CDS encoding IclR family transcriptional regulator, which produces MRAGARGRHIDVCEGGVIPESESGPKALVKGLHVLNTLAEHPAGLTLATLTENLGMPKPTVHRLVSALSDAELTRLDAESGRYRIARGALTLASAFLEGIDVREACLPALRDLSESCGETCHLGIREDLRIIYIEKREAKWPVRMYSRIGNSNPLHCTGIGKAVLAWSADSLVAEVVRAGLHPRTPATIIDPAALRAELAAIRERGWAVDDVENEVSIRCVAAPVFDWEGNPVAAFSVAGPEFRMTDDALARFGPLVRHAGLAASQKLGWRPQR; this is translated from the coding sequence GTGCGGGCCGGCGCGAGGGGTAGGCACATCGATGTCTGTGAGGGCGGAGTGATCCCGGAGAGCGAGAGCGGACCCAAGGCGCTGGTCAAAGGTCTTCACGTGCTGAACACACTGGCCGAGCACCCCGCCGGCCTCACACTGGCTACGCTGACCGAGAACCTGGGCATGCCCAAACCCACCGTCCATCGGCTGGTGAGCGCCCTGTCCGATGCCGAGCTCACGCGTTTGGACGCTGAGAGCGGCCGGTACCGCATCGCTCGCGGTGCGCTGACACTGGCCAGCGCGTTTCTGGAAGGGATCGATGTCCGCGAGGCGTGCCTGCCCGCCTTGCGGGACCTCTCGGAGTCCTGTGGAGAGACCTGCCATCTCGGTATCCGCGAGGATCTGCGCATCATCTACATCGAGAAGCGCGAAGCGAAGTGGCCGGTCCGGATGTACTCCCGGATCGGCAATTCCAATCCGCTCCACTGCACCGGAATCGGCAAAGCGGTCCTTGCGTGGTCCGCCGATTCCCTGGTCGCGGAGGTTGTGCGGGCAGGGTTGCATCCGCGGACTCCGGCCACGATCATCGACCCCGCCGCGCTGCGGGCGGAGCTCGCCGCGATCCGCGAACGGGGTTGGGCGGTCGACGACGTCGAGAACGAGGTGAGCATCCGATGTGTCGCCGCCCCCGTGTTCGATTGGGAGGGCAATCCGGTCGCGGCGTTCAGCGTCGCCGGCCCCGAGTTCCGCATGACCGACGACGCACTCGCGCGGTTCGGCCCCCTGGTGCGCCACGCCGGCCTGGCGGCCTCACAGAAGCTCGGCTGGCGCCCGCAGCGGTAG
- a CDS encoding tripartite tricarboxylate transporter substrate binding protein, with protein sequence MEGPIEFVVPFAAGGGTDQTARRLADIAEETCQLDTVVTNQEGATGAIGFQAIANAPPTGATVGVVTAELAMLDHLGMTDVSPDDMTALLQYNFDPAAFTVDSDSSFESIADVVETAESGEMVSVGTSGAGSIWEISAAGMAQKADIELTRAPFNGAAEAITALRGGVVSATSASGAEVREQVKAGELRPLAVMSEERLDILPNTPTLTEEGIDWVSGTWRGLAVPKDTPKETVDRLERCFTEAVESPEFVEFMDTAGFGREYRGAEEFATYMDEQYRSFGQIIPQVTGE encoded by the coding sequence TTGGAGGGACCCATCGAGTTCGTCGTTCCCTTCGCGGCCGGCGGCGGTACCGACCAGACCGCCCGCCGACTCGCCGACATCGCAGAGGAGACCTGTCAGCTCGACACCGTCGTCACCAACCAGGAAGGAGCGACCGGCGCCATCGGTTTCCAGGCGATTGCGAACGCCCCGCCGACCGGCGCCACCGTCGGCGTGGTCACCGCCGAGCTGGCCATGCTGGACCACCTGGGCATGACCGATGTGTCTCCCGATGACATGACCGCGCTGCTGCAGTACAACTTCGATCCGGCCGCCTTCACCGTGGACAGCGACAGCTCGTTCGAGTCGATCGCCGATGTGGTCGAGACCGCCGAGTCCGGCGAGATGGTCTCGGTGGGCACCTCCGGAGCCGGATCGATCTGGGAGATCTCGGCGGCCGGGATGGCTCAGAAGGCCGATATCGAGTTGACGCGGGCCCCCTTCAACGGCGCCGCCGAGGCGATCACCGCGCTTCGCGGCGGTGTGGTGAGCGCGACGAGCGCCTCGGGAGCAGAGGTTCGCGAACAGGTCAAGGCGGGCGAATTGCGCCCCCTTGCAGTCATGAGTGAGGAGCGGTTGGACATCCTGCCGAACACCCCGACCCTCACCGAGGAGGGCATCGACTGGGTCTCGGGGACCTGGCGCGGCCTCGCCGTGCCCAAGGACACCCCCAAGGAGACCGTGGACCGACTGGAGCGGTGCTTCACCGAGGCCGTCGAGTCCCCCGAGTTCGTCGAGTTCATGGATACCGCCGGATTCGGTCGCGAATACCGCGGTGCGGAGGAGTTCGCGACCTACATGGACGAGCAGTACCGAAGCTTCGGTCAGATCATCCCGCAGGTGACCGGTGAGTAG
- a CDS encoding tripartite tricarboxylate transporter TctB family protein has translation MSSPRRFDLAIAGAVLALGLVTAGVAWTLPAGRQDGDIGPGGFPLLIASALVVLGTVRLLQAWRSDPEPSPASRPLPVIAMLATGIAVVVLMPVIGFVPAAAVLLAAGALIAGERRPVRLALFAVVFSLASYALFAFVFAVRLPNGLLEGLLG, from the coding sequence GTGAGTAGTCCGCGGCGTTTCGACCTGGCGATCGCGGGCGCGGTGCTCGCCTTGGGGCTGGTGACGGCCGGGGTGGCCTGGACGCTGCCCGCGGGCCGTCAGGACGGCGACATCGGGCCCGGAGGTTTCCCCCTGCTGATCGCGAGCGCGCTGGTGGTCCTCGGCACGGTTCGGCTCCTCCAGGCGTGGCGGTCCGACCCCGAACCGAGTCCGGCGAGTAGGCCGCTGCCGGTGATCGCCATGCTGGCCACGGGGATCGCCGTGGTGGTGCTGATGCCGGTCATCGGGTTCGTCCCGGCGGCCGCGGTGCTGCTGGCCGCCGGGGCGCTGATCGCCGGAGAGCGCCGACCGGTGCGGCTCGCGCTCTTCGCCGTTGTCTTCTCGCTGGCGAGCTACGCGCTGTTCGCCTTCGTCTTCGCGGTGCGGCTGCCCAATGGCCTGCTGGAGGGATTGCTGGGATGA
- a CDS encoding tripartite tricarboxylate transporter permease produces MSDWLTGLDAVMTLQSMLMILCGVMVGLVVGALPGLSATMAVALLLPLTFTMDPLPGLMLLLGIYGAALYSGSIPAILLNAPGTPSAAATVLDGYPLTRQGRGGQALTISLVTSVVGGLVGTVLLATLAPQLAEVALAFGPAEMFMVAVLALSLIASLSQGAVSKGLISGALGVAIGLVGLDPIQGVPRFTMEVTALASGIPFIAVLIGLFGIAEALIQIAGNRDRISGDTPAIGRFTLGQRWLRRLGPAVSGSSLGGFFIGLLPGTGGDIASYVAYNETKRWSRSTGFGKGNPAGVAAAESANNASTAGAMAPTMVLGVPGDSVTAILIGALTVHGLRPGPELFQSAPDLVYGAFIGLILVNLALLPIGLVAIRLWSRLASVPTALLWPLVILLSMAGAFALRTNIVDVGIALGAGALGFVLMRGGYPLAPLVIGLILGPMAESNLRLTMVLSEGSLTWLAQPLPITFAALIVAAIVLTRVTAKRGKATTVDFRSHA; encoded by the coding sequence ATGAGTGACTGGCTGACCGGTCTCGACGCGGTCATGACATTGCAGTCGATGCTGATGATTCTGTGCGGGGTCATGGTCGGACTGGTGGTCGGCGCGCTGCCGGGGCTGTCGGCGACGATGGCCGTGGCACTGCTGCTGCCCCTCACCTTCACGATGGATCCGCTGCCCGGCCTGATGCTGCTACTCGGTATCTACGGGGCCGCGCTGTATTCCGGCTCGATCCCGGCGATCCTGCTGAACGCGCCGGGAACGCCATCAGCGGCGGCTACGGTACTGGACGGCTATCCACTGACCAGGCAAGGGCGGGGCGGTCAGGCGCTGACCATCTCCCTGGTCACCTCGGTCGTGGGCGGCCTGGTCGGCACGGTGCTACTGGCCACGCTCGCGCCGCAGCTCGCAGAGGTCGCGCTCGCCTTCGGCCCCGCCGAGATGTTCATGGTGGCGGTCCTGGCGCTGTCCCTCATCGCCTCGCTCAGCCAGGGCGCTGTGTCAAAGGGACTGATCAGCGGCGCGCTCGGCGTCGCCATCGGCCTGGTGGGCCTGGACCCGATCCAGGGCGTTCCCCGGTTCACGATGGAGGTCACCGCGCTCGCCTCGGGGATCCCGTTCATCGCGGTGCTGATCGGCCTGTTCGGGATCGCTGAGGCGCTGATCCAGATCGCCGGCAACCGCGACCGCATCAGCGGGGACACCCCGGCTATCGGCCGCTTCACCCTCGGGCAGCGGTGGCTGCGGCGCCTGGGTCCCGCCGTCTCCGGCTCCTCGCTCGGGGGCTTCTTCATCGGCCTGCTGCCCGGTACGGGCGGAGACATCGCCTCCTATGTGGCCTACAACGAGACGAAGCGCTGGTCGCGCTCAACGGGATTCGGCAAGGGCAACCCCGCCGGCGTCGCCGCCGCCGAGTCGGCCAACAACGCCTCGACAGCGGGCGCCATGGCCCCGACCATGGTCCTGGGGGTTCCGGGCGACAGCGTCACCGCCATCCTGATCGGTGCGCTCACCGTCCACGGCCTCCGCCCCGGCCCGGAGCTCTTCCAGTCCGCACCCGACTTGGTCTATGGCGCCTTCATCGGGTTGATCCTGGTGAACCTGGCTCTCCTGCCCATCGGCCTGGTCGCGATCCGGCTGTGGAGCCGGCTGGCCTCCGTTCCGACGGCGCTGCTCTGGCCCCTGGTGATCCTGCTGTCGATGGCCGGGGCGTTCGCGCTGCGGACGAACATTGTCGACGTCGGCATCGCCCTGGGGGCCGGCGCTCTGGGATTCGTCCTCATGCGGGGCGGCTACCCGCTGGCTCCCCTGGTGATCGGCCTGATCCTCGGCCCAATGGCGGAGTCCAACCTCCGGCTGACCATGGTCCTTTCCGAGGGAAGCCTGACATGGCTGGCCCAACCCCTGCCGATCACGTTCGCTGCCCTGATCGTCGCCGCGATCGTGCTCACCAGGGTCACCGCCAAGCGGGGAAAGGCGACCACGGTCGACTTCCGCTCGCACGCCTGA
- a CDS encoding DUF397 domain-containing protein, producing the protein MNESWRKSSYSGGNDPNCVECRSLDGYRVDMRDTRNRRLGHLAFPVGEWAALLADVRADRL; encoded by the coding sequence ATGAACGAATCTTGGCGCAAGTCCAGTTACAGCGGGGGAAACGACCCCAACTGCGTCGAGTGCCGTTCCCTGGACGGCTATCGTGTGGACATGCGTGACACCCGGAACCGCCGTCTCGGGCATCTCGCATTTCCGGTGGGGGAGTGGGCGGCCCTGCTCGCCGATGTGCGGGCCGACCGCCTCTGA
- a CDS encoding helix-turn-helix domain-containing protein, with protein MSDRVNEVWRPWGAELRRARNLAGLSQNQLGRKMLVSTPTVSAFERGTRTPKRDHAEAADSALSTGGTLAQLWTRLNDTRDIPDSWRDFALLERQAMEVREYQMMVVPGLLQTAKYARTLIRAERSWDTDERVDQLVKSRTARLAELPRTPLHFIVDEGAVRRVLDSREIMREQLERLLTLTEDWRIRIAVVPSDTTSHPGLSGSFRIMNLHDGRIVGHAQHWGGQAVISNLKQVNQLATTFGNIQAEALPLRASAALLAEIRKGLS; from the coding sequence ATGAGCGACAGGGTGAATGAGGTCTGGCGGCCATGGGGTGCCGAATTGCGCCGGGCGCGCAACCTGGCTGGGCTTTCGCAGAACCAATTGGGCCGCAAGATGCTCGTCTCGACTCCCACCGTGAGCGCTTTTGAGAGAGGGACAAGGACCCCGAAACGGGACCATGCGGAAGCGGCTGATTCCGCTCTTTCTACAGGTGGAACCCTCGCCCAACTCTGGACGAGGCTGAACGACACACGCGACATTCCGGACTCGTGGCGTGACTTCGCGCTGCTCGAACGGCAGGCGATGGAGGTGCGCGAGTATCAGATGATGGTGGTGCCGGGCCTGCTCCAGACGGCGAAGTACGCCCGCACGCTCATTCGCGCCGAACGCTCCTGGGACACCGATGAGCGGGTGGATCAACTCGTCAAGTCGAGAACCGCGCGCCTGGCCGAACTGCCGCGTACACCGCTGCACTTCATCGTGGACGAGGGCGCGGTGCGCCGCGTGCTGGACTCACGTGAGATCATGCGGGAGCAGTTGGAGCGCCTGCTGACCCTGACGGAGGACTGGCGGATACGGATCGCCGTGGTGCCATCGGACACCACCAGCCACCCGGGATTGTCCGGCTCGTTTCGGATCATGAATCTGCACGACGGCCGGATCGTCGGCCATGCCCAGCATTGGGGCGGCCAAGCGGTGATCAGCAATCTCAAGCAGGTGAACCAGCTCGCCACGACCTTTGGGAACATCCAGGCGGAAGCCCTCCCTCTCCGGGCGTCGGCGGCTCTGCTCGCAGAGATACGAAAGGGACTCTCGTGA
- a CDS encoding ATP-binding protein: MTTAFGHSWHREFAGEPDSVKAARDWLDKALSYVGVPDELVATSALLLSELATNAVLHTRSGEGGTFEAHAFYRHGAVRVEVHDAGGDTVPTPRTPGPESTTGRGLVLVEAFSNAWGTLPPESGTGLFFEVLWASTRERGRR; encoded by the coding sequence ATGACGACCGCATTCGGCCACAGTTGGCACCGGGAGTTCGCCGGAGAGCCCGACAGCGTCAAGGCCGCCCGGGACTGGCTGGACAAGGCGCTGAGCTACGTGGGCGTGCCCGATGAACTGGTCGCCACCTCGGCCCTGCTGCTGAGCGAACTGGCCACCAACGCTGTCCTGCACACCCGCAGCGGCGAGGGCGGCACGTTCGAGGCCCATGCCTTCTACCGGCACGGCGCGGTGCGCGTAGAGGTCCACGACGCCGGCGGCGACACCGTTCCGACCCCGCGCACCCCCGGCCCCGAGTCCACCACCGGGCGCGGCCTGGTACTGGTCGAGGCCTTCTCCAACGCCTGGGGAACGCTGCCGCCCGAGTCGGGCACCGGCCTGTTCTTCGAGGTGCTCTGGGCCTCCACCCGCGAACGCGGCCGCCGCTAG
- a CDS encoding VOC family protein — protein MPSPIRTITIDCADPYALAEFWSEVIDAPIDSESRPGADEAYIPAPKGQPGMLFLRVPESKTVKNRVHFDLGPNGAGRDEEMDRLLGIGATFLADFRTPDGRGFVVLADPEGNEFCIERGDEELAAAGDVRD, from the coding sequence ATGCCCTCGCCGATCCGCACCATCACCATCGACTGCGCCGACCCTTATGCGCTGGCCGAATTCTGGTCCGAGGTCATCGACGCGCCGATCGACTCCGAGAGCAGGCCGGGTGCGGACGAGGCTTACATCCCCGCTCCCAAGGGACAGCCCGGAATGCTGTTTCTGCGGGTTCCGGAAAGCAAGACGGTGAAGAACAGGGTGCACTTCGACCTCGGCCCGAACGGGGCGGGGCGCGACGAGGAGATGGACCGGCTGCTCGGGATCGGCGCCACGTTCCTGGCCGACTTCCGCACTCCGGACGGCAGGGGGTTCGTGGTGCTCGCCGACCCCGAGGGCAACGAGTTCTGCATCGAGCGCGGCGACGAGGAACTCGCCGCGGCGGGGGACGTCCGCGACTAG
- a CDS encoding NACHT domain-containing protein: MPNYADALKILGKDDSAVLDFAEKLVDGGLGALGVPDLFGLRSELVAKGRELLGGIRERITGVSRWDRTQRIEAAHRILLVTSFIEALDEVIEDPGSPVDWAELGLDDEETRSWLVSLVDSQYGVVASPSVPLVPDHGDHWGGPYKFLPRFVRSLGSLSRTHNAPGTLRRLDETRRTHLSEMLGNVATVARRRYEESYRQLAADVPEFGVWVNLAEHRATREGVDQLATGLRGLNELLVHVSPGAKLERRRAELAALYRRTLDRPVLSSADAPEGFALPTLEEAYLNPRGRIATTMSEDQPATDSWWEIWPLHDDLQGPLVSFLTQSRATESPLVVLGHPGAGKSKLTEMLAARLPSGDFLPVRIELRSVQADASIRRQIEEGISATLHTDVAWRDLVESADGALPVVILDGFDELLQATGVNRSDYLEQVQQFQQDQAVLGHPVAVIVTSRTVVAERARFPISTTVIRLEPFDEAQIARMLDVWSTANASILAAQGLKPLPLETVLRHRELAEQPLLLLMLLIYDADGNALQQADADLGRADLYEELLTAFARREVRKHKPHLTDTGMDQAVEDELRRLEVVAMAMFARHRQSVEADELGRDLAALFPDSAVRPADAGMHGAVSDADQVLGRFFFVHESQARQDSQRRSVYEFLHATFGEYLVARTVVATLDDLVADRLHAQRRRRHSGAPDDGRLHALTCFAALAGRAAVVEFTEDLLARDLTGRPEDRADYRTLLVELFRDALHPNPNRSAIDYEPCRATIPQRLGTYTANLAVLLALVAQEDVDLAELYPDAAVPWQEWRGLAGLWRSMPGDDWHGTLDAVRVRHLGYWSDENPRTVLCKESGDPVNIGECVGFELHADAAADLSITDPYGITVPYEGVTSRVLRSMAVRAHGSVSRSVLMLGPYLANVGADVSTWLLDPETDTAWTEVHDILELRLAPPGEDPDGRIRRYARLLSNSRKLGRLELTVLRQAAEEFGYLSAHPAQAEALRSLVGRYLGAVTSVIAGPRLSSRIVGPVLAALRPHIEAPETLDRIGEIVVQNDDLEPTGSEDRHHRYRLDVREYRQTDNMGGSAG, from the coding sequence ATGCCCAACTATGCCGATGCCCTCAAGATCCTCGGCAAGGACGACTCCGCGGTCCTGGACTTCGCGGAGAAGCTCGTGGACGGAGGGCTCGGCGCGCTCGGCGTCCCCGACCTGTTCGGGCTGCGCAGCGAACTCGTGGCCAAGGGCCGCGAGCTGCTCGGCGGCATCAGGGAGCGGATCACCGGGGTCAGCCGCTGGGACCGGACCCAGCGGATCGAGGCCGCGCACCGGATCCTGCTGGTGACGTCGTTCATCGAGGCGCTGGACGAGGTCATCGAGGACCCCGGGTCGCCGGTGGACTGGGCGGAACTCGGGCTCGACGACGAGGAGACCCGCTCGTGGCTCGTCTCCCTCGTCGACAGCCAGTACGGAGTGGTCGCATCGCCGAGTGTGCCCCTGGTCCCCGACCACGGCGACCATTGGGGCGGCCCCTACAAGTTCCTTCCGAGGTTCGTCCGCTCCCTGGGTTCCCTGTCCCGGACGCACAACGCACCGGGGACGCTGCGCCGGCTCGACGAGACCCGGCGGACCCACCTCTCCGAGATGCTGGGAAACGTCGCGACGGTGGCACGCCGCCGCTACGAGGAGTCCTACCGGCAACTGGCCGCGGACGTTCCGGAGTTCGGGGTGTGGGTGAACCTCGCCGAACACCGGGCCACCCGTGAGGGCGTCGATCAGCTCGCCACGGGACTGCGCGGCCTGAACGAACTCCTCGTCCACGTGTCCCCCGGCGCGAAGCTGGAGCGGCGCCGGGCCGAACTCGCCGCGCTGTACCGGCGCACGCTGGACCGGCCCGTCCTGTCCAGCGCCGACGCGCCCGAGGGGTTCGCGCTGCCCACGCTGGAGGAGGCGTACCTGAACCCGCGCGGTCGGATCGCCACGACCATGAGCGAGGACCAGCCGGCCACCGACAGCTGGTGGGAGATATGGCCGCTGCACGACGACCTGCAGGGGCCGCTCGTCTCCTTCCTCACGCAGTCGCGGGCCACCGAGTCCCCTCTCGTCGTGCTCGGGCATCCCGGCGCGGGGAAGTCCAAGCTCACCGAGATGCTGGCCGCCCGGCTGCCCTCCGGGGACTTCCTGCCGGTCCGGATCGAGTTGCGCTCGGTGCAGGCCGACGCGTCGATCCGCAGGCAGATCGAGGAGGGGATCTCGGCGACGCTGCACACCGACGTGGCGTGGCGGGACCTGGTGGAGTCGGCCGACGGCGCGCTGCCCGTGGTCATCCTCGACGGCTTCGACGAGTTGCTGCAGGCCACCGGCGTCAACCGGTCGGACTACCTGGAGCAGGTGCAGCAGTTCCAGCAGGACCAGGCGGTGCTCGGCCACCCGGTGGCCGTCATCGTGACCAGCCGCACCGTCGTCGCCGAGCGCGCCCGCTTCCCGATCAGCACCACCGTCATCCGGCTGGAGCCGTTCGACGAGGCGCAGATCGCCCGGATGCTCGACGTCTGGAGTACCGCCAACGCCTCGATCCTGGCCGCACAGGGCCTGAAGCCGCTCCCGCTCGAAACCGTCCTGCGCCACCGCGAGCTCGCCGAGCAGCCGCTGCTGCTGCTCATGCTGCTGATCTACGACGCCGACGGCAACGCGCTGCAGCAGGCCGACGCCGACCTCGGCCGCGCCGACCTCTACGAGGAGCTGCTCACCGCCTTCGCCCGCCGCGAGGTGCGCAAGCACAAGCCGCACCTCACCGACACCGGCATGGACCAGGCCGTCGAGGACGAGCTGCGCCGGCTGGAGGTCGTCGCCATGGCGATGTTCGCCCGGCACCGCCAGAGCGTCGAGGCCGACGAGCTCGGCCGCGACCTCGCCGCGCTCTTCCCCGACTCGGCGGTGCGCCCGGCCGACGCCGGTATGCACGGCGCGGTCAGCGACGCCGACCAGGTGCTGGGCCGGTTCTTCTTCGTGCACGAGTCGCAGGCCCGCCAGGACTCCCAGCGGCGCAGCGTCTACGAGTTCCTGCACGCCACCTTCGGCGAGTACCTGGTGGCGCGCACGGTCGTGGCGACGCTGGACGACCTGGTGGCCGACCGCCTGCACGCGCAGCGGCGCCGCCGCCACTCGGGCGCGCCGGACGACGGGCGGCTGCACGCCCTGACCTGCTTCGCCGCGCTGGCCGGGCGGGCCGCCGTCGTGGAGTTCACCGAGGACCTGCTCGCCCGCGACCTCACCGGCCGCCCCGAGGACCGTGCCGATTACCGCACGCTGCTGGTCGAGCTGTTCCGCGACGCGCTGCACCCCAACCCGAACCGCTCGGCGATCGACTACGAGCCCTGCCGCGCGACGATCCCGCAGCGCCTGGGCACCTACACCGCCAACCTGGCCGTCCTGCTGGCGCTGGTGGCCCAGGAGGACGTCGACCTCGCCGAGCTCTACCCCGATGCGGCCGTGCCCTGGCAGGAGTGGCGCGGGCTGGCCGGGCTGTGGCGGTCGATGCCCGGCGACGACTGGCACGGCACCCTGGACGCCGTCCGCGTCCGCCACCTCGGCTACTGGTCGGACGAGAACCCGCGCACCGTGCTCTGCAAGGAGAGCGGGGACCCGGTCAACATCGGCGAGTGCGTGGGCTTCGAACTGCACGCCGACGCCGCCGCCGACCTCTCGATCACCGACCCCTACGGCATCACCGTGCCCTATGAGGGGGTCACGTCCCGGGTGCTGCGGTCCATGGCCGTGCGCGCGCACGGCTCGGTGAGCAGGTCGGTGCTCATGCTCGGCCCCTACCTGGCCAACGTCGGCGCCGACGTGAGCACGTGGCTGCTGGACCCCGAGACGGACACGGCCTGGACCGAGGTGCACGACATCCTGGAGCTGCGGCTCGCCCCGCCCGGGGAGGACCCCGACGGCCGGATCCGGCGCTACGCGCGGCTCCTCTCGAACAGCCGCAAGCTCGGCCGGCTCGAACTCACCGTGCTGCGCCAGGCCGCCGAGGAGTTCGGCTACCTCTCCGCGCACCCCGCGCAGGCCGAAGCGCTTCGTTCCCTGGTCGGCCGCTACCTCGGCGCGGTGACGTCGGTCATCGCCGGTCCCCGGCTGTCCTCCCGGATCGTCGGTCCTGTTCTGGCTGCGCTGCGCCCCCATATCGAGGCACCCGAAACACTCGACCGGATCGGCGAAATCGTGGTCCAAAACGACGATCTGGAGCCGACCGGATCAGAGGACCGCCATCACCGCTACCGCCTTGACGTGCGCGAATACCGCCAGACGGACAACATGGGCGGCAGTGCGGGATGA